ttctatAAATCTTATGAGATGCAAGGGAAGTTAGTCAGGAATATCACATAAATGACAGGTTTAAATAGCAATCTTACATTCAAgagaattaaaaaatatatattaattctgatttagattgaaatttaaatttattagtcaGCTTGGATTCAAAATAATTGATGATAACTATATATGATGAcattcaaaatatttgaaaattgtcAAAGGACAAGACATATATCATAGTTGAGATCATTTCCAAGACAAAATTAGTTGATCAGATTTGAAAGTTGTATTCAGTTTAGATCAAGTTTCTTGGGTAGTGCCGGCTGAAGGTAAAGGTCGGTCTATACTTAATTAGGTCCCTTAAGTTTAGATCAATTTAAAACAAATaccaatttttaattttaaactattcTAATTTTGTTTATTCATGATTTTttattgtatatttttgtatattttttttgcttttaaaaaaacttaattaatttttcacatTGATCTCTAAAATAAACATACACTCTAATAATTAATTATCGATAATTTCTATCATTTTCTTTTCTATCAGTGTTCTATCGTTCTCTCTCACTTGGTGATCTCGTAtcctttttctctctcatcaatgATACTCTCAAAAGATATTATTTTCCTTCCTCACTGAGGAATGAGGATCTATCTTCAGTGTTTTTCTTCATCTTTAAAGATAGAACATATAGTAGGATTTCTTATTCATTCGGTTCAATGTAAAAcagtataatatttttttttaaaacatcaaATTGATTTCAGATATTAAAAACATatgaaaatactaaaaaaatgtATTCAATCTAAAACGGTAAACAATATAGATTTGTTAATTATTAATATTAGAAGTCAAAActctaaaaaataattaaaaatttaaataaaaaatcaattaaatttccGTTAGAAGATAGCAGAAACAAGAAATAACAAATCCAAATTAAAATCATTATTtgagatattaaaaaaatatttttttaatgcacAGATAACTTAGACAATACTATTAATAATATTTGTTAATATAATGTCAtaaaaaaagttttcaaaattaaaatcaataaattttatttaCGTTCAACGATaacttatgaaaaattaaataatttaataattttatcaattaaaaaaaaaatattatcaagtttaaatataaaattttaattaatattttttccctttcaaaaaaaattataaaataaattaatattatttttaaaaaatattaaaatatacttAGGGCCTCGGAACTCGTCAAGACGACCCTCAAGTGGGTTATTGACTttggaaaaggaagagaagaataATGCAAAAGGAATCATGTTAGATCATGTTTTCATATGACCATAAATCTTATGAGATGTGAGGGAGGATTACACATCAATCATTAGTCACTCACATGAATGGACAGATTTAGATAACATTTTTAAACGAAATCTTAGTTTAAATATATGAATAAATACAATCCCATAtatacattaaaaattaaatacatATTACACTAAACATTATTCATTTCAGTTGGCATCTCATTTCTGTATATTCATTCAGCAAAATTATAACGTAAGAGCATTACGAGAAGAACAATTAAGAGCTACAGTACTGATCCAGTCCATTCCCCATGAATTTAAAAAAGATTATTtatctattataataaataattCATTAGATGATTATCTCAGTCATGCATGCCCTACTTCATCAAGCTTTCTTTATTTTAATAAAGCATAAATAATTGTCTTACTGACAGGTCCAGTGCTTCTCCATGTGGCTTGCTCTGTACTCTCCTTCACCAGGTGGGCAAAGTCGATGTTGGAAAGCTGGAAGCTGACAGGCATGTGGATCCCGTTTACAATAATTCCTTGCAAGAAACAACAGATGAAAGAATCATCCAAAGGCAGACATGAAATGCTATAAAGTTTGTTGCAACAGGACTCTCAGATCACACACTCTTTTCACTTTATTCTGATTCTGCAACCATCATGTGCCTTTGCTCTCTTGTGCCCTTTTCTCTTTTCAGAAACGAATTCATTGTCGAACCAATGAGTTCAGTCAGGGATTTAAGAACAGTGTTTTGCACTTAACAAAAGTATCAGAATGCCACTTATCCACTTAGGAATTTCTTATTCTAGGCAATAATGGAGGTGCTATAGTTAACCGATATTGGTTCCTGTTTTCAGTCTCATGGCGAATCCATTCAGAAGACTCTAATTAGATTGACTTAAAAGGAAGCCTTTGGTAAGAGAGAAAGCTTCCCTAATATCTGCTTGTTCGGAGCTAAATGCAGTCAAAAAGCATGTTAACAAAGCATTCTAAAGTAAAGATACTAAAGATATCAATTCAGCAGGGAATGTGGGTTTTGCTTACCCTACAATACATCTTTTGAAAGATCTTTTAGTGTATTTGTTGATTTTTGAAGACTAAGAAGAAATCAAAAACACTAAGAAACAAGAAGAACACTCCATAAATAAAAAAGGATCAGAGCACATGTGCATTCATAGGTTTCGCTGTCAAGTTGGTTAAATGTCTTTTAAGATGTCCACATCCTTATCTAACTTTTCCTAATGTAATCTTAAGTTACCCGGCTTCTTCTCAGAAGCCTCTACCAGCGCTTCTCGGATTTGTCGGATGACCGGTAGGAAATTTTTATACGATCGGATCGGATAATCTTAAGTTAGggctacatttttttttttttcatttatatcCTCTTTTATAACAAAAGATGAGTACGTTTTATCCTAAGTGTTCTATCATCAGATCACGGAAATGATACAGCTGCCACCCGGGCACCCGGTGGAGACTTCATTTACATCCTCCAACATTACGTAGGAGCCACCATGAAATGATACATACAAACTGTTCGGAGATCTAATTGGACGGCGGTGTGCAGAGATCTCTCCGCCTCCATCACTACAAACTCCACACCAAGATGCGAGATTGAAGGGGGAAAGCCTCCACGTTTACGTAGAATTCTCCGCTTTTGGGTTGATAGCGAGGCGCCGCCCACCAACTCCCCTGCTATTATACGATTCTCACTGGTTGCACTGCAAGAGTTCTTCTTGGTGCCATAATCTCAAGCTGCCATTTTGGATCCCTGCGTGCTTTCGATCGATGCCATTTTGATGAGAAGGAGCCTCCTTTTGGATCGGAGTCGATGTGAAATCGAGGAGTGAGAGAGTGAGAAGGGGATGGAAGCGAGGATGAGAAGGTACGCGCCGCCGCAAGGTAGTCCGGAGAGAACCAAGGTTTGGACTGAGCCGCCGGCGAAGCACCAaacgcagcagcagcagcagcaagggAGGAAGGTTGCGGTGGTGTACTACCTTTGCAGGAATCGCCACCTCGAGCACCCGCACTTCATCGAGGTCCCTCTCTCTTCCGCCGACGGTCTCTTCCTCAGAGGTAAAAAAGCAAGCTTCCATTTTGACCGCAAAAAATTTGCGATTTGGGGGAGTTTGATTTGTAACGGTGTTCTCCTTTTGGACAGATGTGATCGATAGGCTCAATGTGCTGCGAGGGAAGAGGATGGCCGCCTTGTATTCGTGGTCTTGCAAGAGGTAAGGATTCGTGGATTGTTTAGGATCGGAAGAACCGTACCGTAGGTTTGAGCGGCGATCTGCTGCTGCTGTTGCAGGAGCTACAAGAATGGATTTGTGTGGCATGACCTTTCCGAAGATGATCTGATCCTTCCGGTGCAGGGCAACGAGTATGTGCTCAAGGGGTCGGAGATCTTGGATCAAACACCTCCAGGTACCATGgatttttcctctctctctctctttctctctctacgGATTGCTTGATGAATTTTATGCTCGATTTAGATCGGAGAGATCAGGATTCGAGCAATGCAAAGATCCAGAATCTGAAGAACAGCAACTCTATGCAAGAACCACCTGTTAGCTACAAAAGACAAGAAGCTTCCTTTTCACCTTCCTCAGCCGTGGTTCTAATCAAGGAGGCAAAGCTTCCCCCTCCCTCTCCCCAAGAAGGTGACCTCTCCCCCTTCACTCACAGCCACAGATCAGACTCCTCCGGCAATGTTTCGCCGGAGCCCTGCAGGAGAACTTCCCTACTTTGTGAAATCAGCTCTCCTAAGCCGGCAGAGCACAGTGTCCGCAAGCTCTTTGGGGCTGCTCAAGATGCTTCGACTCAAACCGAATTCACAGGGAGGAGAAGGAATGGATTGAGTACCCGGACGACTGGTGTCTCAACTGATGATAGTCCTCTAGAAATTTGCTACAATGCAAAAGAGGAATCCGAGACTGTTAAATCCGAGAGTTCTCCATCCAGTACTTTATCTTTATCCGGGAAGACGAACACACTCGAATCCTTGATACGAGAAGAAGTAAGCTTAAGGAACAACTATAGGAATGGGGAGGCAGAAGAAGTTTCCCTCTCAACTGTGTCAAAATTTAAAGCAACAAACATGCTGATGCATCTGATTACCTGTGGGTCAATCTCTGTGAGAGACAACTATGGCATTGGCTTTGAGCCGGACTATAAACCAAGACTCGCCGATACAAAGCTCACCCCTCCAATGCTTTCTACTTCCATGGTTCTTGGGGAGATCAGTTTCTTGCCGGAGGGCCAAAGAACAATAGTCCCGAGGATGAACAAGAAGCAACATTTCAGTGGGAGCATGGTCGAAACAAACAAGTTCAAAGAGGGGCAACTAGAAGGAGTACCTAAGCTAAAGCGATCGTCTTCCTTCAATGAGGATAGGTACATTACTGATTTACTATACTGATCATAAACATGAAGTACCAACTTCGGCTCAAAATCTTGAGAACATTATTGCTTTTGCAAACATATTAGCAATTGGCTTGTTTTAACACTTACCTTTACTCGATGAAACAGTATGCAGTCTTATGCTAATGCCGGTTTTTGACAGGATTTTGTTAGATTCGTATGTAGACTAACAATTCCCTAACGTATAGGAGCTACAACATGCCTTGTTCAAGAAGGGAGAGTGAAAAGAGAGGAGAGCCATCTCAACTGAAGTGTCTCTCTAGGACTACCAAAAACACATCCAACAAAAATTTCATGTCGGGTGAGAATGCGGCAAAGATATCCCCCATTTCAGATGCAAGGAAGTCCTATGCGGGGCTGGACATTTCCAGGCCTTCCCCTCCCCCTTCTTCAACCGATAAAAGTAAAAGATCAACAGAGTTCGACCCAGTTAAGGGCTCATCCACTGAGTTAGAATTTTGCAGAGAAGTCAAAGAGAAGGTGATCAAGATCGAAGAAAGTTGAGTTACATTGCTTGTTTTTTCCTTGTCACTGAACTTTAATTTTGGTTTTGAATTTCATTCTTTCaactttgatttggtttattcttGCAGGCTTACTTCTGGAGCTAGGGTTATAATACTATCAAGATCCCAATGTGATGAGAATGAAGATGTTTGACTTCAGAAATCCAACAAAGATTCAATCATCTCAGCTCACAATTGTGGGGCATCTAAGTTTTTGTAAGTGCCATCGGTTCGACACTATATCCCTCTACTTATTCGAGTTATTTCAGTAGCTTCAAGCTGTTTTCTTGTGCCAACCAGCAAGTAATGTTATCATTACATTGATATATTCTTCTAGATTTCCTTGAAGATTAGATAACTTTTCTCTTCATTTCAGTGGCTTGATAATTCTGTTCAtgctatttccaaacacttggtAGAACAAAAAAAGTAATTAATACTATTTAAGTAGGTGATTTATCACAGAATACTTAGCTTATAACATTGACCTTCTTCACCAAACACCTTGCTCCTAGTCTTAATTGCTGATACTGATATCGGTGTACGATTCGGTGTTTTGCCAACGATGTTTGTGGCTGTTTAGGAAAAAAAAGGAACTCAGATCTTTACAATTTTACTTTCAACATATTCATATTTATGATCTTCTTGACTTGAGTAAAGCTCATAAAATCTACTGATTGATGCTAGTTGCTGAAGTAGCAGTGGAGATCAATATGCTACATAGGGAAACTTTGAGCAGCTGATGACAGATAATTGacctttgagtttttttttaatgtgtATTTATGTTTGCTATCcagtgtaattttgaactcattttttcTATTccatttttatttgtttaagcaAATAATCGTACATTAAATGGTAGTATCGATATATAGTTATTCCATTGGTTAATTATTATTAGGTATTGATGTTCTTTTTTGTGTGTATTATTATTTAGCATTTAAAGTGTTAATTttgcaaatatttttttttatgaattttaaaatcttatgTAAATGTTatttagaagttttttttttgaaatattgtgacgaagctagataaagaaaataaaagagccTCGTTTTAGTAAGAAAAGAAATGATGTTCTAGAgaaaaactaagaaaaaaatattttctaaagaatatatattttatatagtttaaaaataataatgttaaattttttttagatgaATTCTATGCTTCGTTTTATTAGAATAGTGCATTCTCCCTCTAAAGTTGGGCTAAATTGTCTCGGGCTACAACGAAAGAGTGTTAAGTTGTTACTAAATATTCGATCTTCGatttttaattatgatatatgtataatttttttttttaaaaaaatgagacGTATAGTCATGAGATATTAAGCTGCTGGACTATCTGCTGCTAATCCTCACAGTCAATGTAAAATTTATGTTGGATCTAATCAATTGCCCTAAGTTTGGTGTTATCTACATCAATTTCTTTTATTAAATTGAAGAttttctttcatatttttttctctcttaattttgttgtaaaaaataaaaaagcatctattatttttattataattaaaaagatatatttttttaaaaaaaattaaaaggatgtATTATTATATCAATTTCGATTAAAACTATATAATTAGGTTAACTTTGATCAGCTCTAAAATATAAtagttagttaaaattatttaaattttaatcaattactttatctttataatttttatttaaattataatatttttaattcaaac
This region of Zingiber officinale cultivar Zhangliang chromosome 9A, Zo_v1.1, whole genome shotgun sequence genomic DNA includes:
- the LOC122020271 gene encoding protein SOSEKI 3-like gives rise to the protein MEARMRRYAPPQGSPERTKVWTEPPAKHQTQQQQQQGRKVAVVYYLCRNRHLEHPHFIEVPLSSADGLFLRDVIDRLNVLRGKRMAALYSWSCKRSYKNGFVWHDLSEDDLILPVQGNEYVLKGSEILDQTPPDRRDQDSSNAKIQNLKNSNSMQEPPVSYKRQEASFSPSSAVVLIKEAKLPPPSPQEGDLSPFTHSHRSDSSGNVSPEPCRRTSLLCEISSPKPAEHSVRKLFGAAQDASTQTEFTGRRRNGLSTRTTGVSTDDSPLEICYNAKEESETVKSESSPSSTLSLSGKTNTLESLIREEVSLRNNYRNGEAEEVSLSTVSKFKATNMLMHLITCGSISVRDNYGIGFEPDYKPRLADTKLTPPMLSTSMVLGEISFLPEGQRTIVPRMNKKQHFSGSMVETNKFKEGQLEGVPKLKRSSSFNEDRSYNMPCSRRESEKRGEPSQLKCLSRTTKNTSNKNFMSGENAAKISPISDARKSYAGLDISRPSPPPSSTDKSKRSTEFDPVKGSSTELEFCREVKEKVIKIEERLTSGARVIILSRSQCDENEDV